A section of the Candidatus Zixiibacteriota bacterium genome encodes:
- the nrfD gene encoding NrfD/PsrC family molybdoenzyme membrane anchor subunit produces MTDNANIKLGPGLWTLIVLTAIGVVTALLRYAFGIGFVSNLSDGYPWGIWIGFDVMSGVALAAGGFTTAAVVHIFGREKYHALVRPAILTAFLGYVLVIVALMVDLGRPWNIWRPLYHFQVKSVMFEVASCVALYTVVLAVEFAPSVLERFKMHKALTLVKKVTIGFVIAGVILSTMHQSSLGSVFLIVPHKLHPLWYTPILPLLFLASAIAVGPAMVIVEGMFSSKAFKRPPETELLTGPARAIPVILMIYLIMRGADLMARDAIPYLFVFNVAAIAFWLELLIGAVLPLALLLNREVYTSRTGQFWSALCVVIGVVMNRLNVAVTGITVERWESYYPAIGEILITIGVVCAGLIAFYFAVKNFAIYHEPRSVVEHGR; encoded by the coding sequence ATGACTGACAATGCGAACATCAAACTGGGTCCCGGCCTCTGGACACTGATCGTCCTGACGGCTATTGGCGTCGTCACGGCGCTCCTCCGCTACGCCTTCGGAATAGGCTTCGTGTCTAATCTCTCCGATGGTTACCCGTGGGGTATCTGGATTGGTTTCGATGTCATGTCGGGTGTGGCGCTGGCGGCAGGCGGGTTCACCACGGCCGCTGTGGTCCATATCTTCGGACGCGAGAAATACCATGCACTCGTGCGGCCTGCCATTCTGACAGCGTTCCTCGGATATGTTCTCGTGATTGTCGCCCTGATGGTTGACCTTGGCCGCCCCTGGAACATCTGGAGACCCCTGTACCATTTCCAGGTCAAGTCGGTGATGTTCGAAGTAGCTTCGTGTGTCGCTCTCTACACGGTCGTCCTGGCCGTCGAGTTTGCACCGTCGGTTCTGGAGCGCTTCAAGATGCACAAGGCGCTGACACTGGTCAAGAAAGTGACGATCGGCTTCGTCATTGCCGGTGTGATCCTGTCGACCATGCACCAGTCCTCGCTGGGTTCGGTGTTCCTCATTGTGCCACACAAACTCCATCCGCTCTGGTACACGCCGATTCTCCCGCTTTTATTCCTGGCTTCGGCCATCGCGGTGGGACCGGCTATGGTGATTGTGGAGGGGATGTTCTCATCCAAAGCATTCAAGCGCCCGCCGGAAACAGAACTGCTGACCGGACCGGCGCGCGCCATCCCGGTGATCCTGATGATCTACCTCATCATGCGAGGAGCAGATTTGATGGCCCGTGACGCCATACCGTATTTGTTCGTGTTTAACGTGGCCGCCATCGCTTTCTGGCTTGAACTGCTTATTGGCGCGGTGCTGCCGCTGGCGCTCCTGCTCAATAGAGAAGTGTACACGAGTCGCACCGGGCAGTTCTGGTCCGCCCTGTGTGTCGTCATAGGCGTCGTTATGAACCGGCTCAACGTGGCCGTCACCGGCATCACGGTCGAGCGCTGGGAGAGCTACTATCCGGCTATCGGCGAGATTCTCATCACTATCGGTGTCGTCTGCGCCGGCCTGATCGCCTTCTATTTCGCCGTTAAGAACTTCGCCATTTACCATGAACCCCGCTCAGTCGTTGAGCATGGGAGGTGA
- a CDS encoding 4Fe-4S dicluster domain-containing protein, whose protein sequence is MAMKAILVDNNRCIGCRGCMVACKSWNNRKTSSTRFFSGAGYQNPQNLNEDTWTLITYNELSVGGRFNWVFGNMRCMHCDEPGCASCCPGKAIEKLPEGPVVYDKNRCLGCRYCLLACPFLVPKFEWSDGLTPQITKCTMCADRVTNGGIPACVKACPTQALTFGDRDDMIAEAEERIRRHPSRYVHQVYGKDEVGGTCVLHLSQVPFEQVGYKTNLPQKALLEYTEPAMHAVPPLIVGLALGLSATYKVIQRRIKLADENEQRKEEIHD, encoded by the coding sequence ATGGCGATGAAAGCAATACTGGTCGACAACAACCGGTGCATCGGCTGCCGTGGTTGCATGGTTGCCTGTAAGTCATGGAACAACCGCAAGACGAGTTCGACCCGGTTCTTCTCCGGGGCCGGGTACCAAAACCCGCAGAATCTCAACGAAGATACCTGGACGCTCATCACCTATAACGAGCTGTCAGTAGGTGGTCGTTTCAACTGGGTGTTCGGCAATATGCGGTGCATGCACTGCGATGAACCCGGTTGCGCCTCCTGCTGTCCGGGCAAGGCGATTGAGAAACTGCCTGAGGGACCGGTCGTCTATGATAAGAACCGGTGCCTCGGCTGCCGCTATTGCCTCCTGGCCTGTCCCTTCTTGGTTCCGAAGTTCGAGTGGAGCGACGGACTCACGCCTCAGATCACCAAGTGCACAATGTGTGCCGACCGCGTGACCAACGGCGGCATTCCGGCGTGCGTCAAGGCTTGTCCGACTCAGGCGCTCACGTTCGGTGATCGCGACGACATGATTGCCGAAGCCGAAGAACGAATCCGCCGTCATCCCTCGCGCTATGTCCACCAGGTCTATGGAAAAGACGAGGTGGGCGGCACCTGTGTCCTGCACCTTTCGCAGGTCCCGTTCGAACAGGTTGGTTACAAAACCAACCTTCCCCAAAAGGCCCTGTTGGAGTACACGGAGCCGGCCATGCACGCTGTGCCCCCGCTGATCGTAGGCCTCGCGCTGGGGCTCTCGGCTACTTACAAAGTGATCCAACGGCGGATAAAACTCGCCGATGAGAACGAACAGCGAAAGGAGGAGATCCATGACTGA